Proteins found in one Thermaerobacter subterraneus DSM 13965 genomic segment:
- the yqfD gene encoding sporulation protein YqfD: protein MTRGLWQFLLGAVEVTVSPSPRGRRFVPLSKRRPGDPAPAPGDDPGLPRAGPEAFLNLAAARGLVLWRVRRREDGSLRGWVAAGQVGGLRPVARAARCRVRFGRRVGWPFLWRRLQRRRVLLGGALATALLVYYLSGAIWFIEIRGLEHLPEAVLRQELARAGLRPGVRQAAIDLRQLAERLPLEVPGVAWVGITRYGVKVVLDVVEKDPPPAVPADRPAHVVARRPGVVVQIMALRGEPVVQPGQVVKAGQILIRGAYLPPPPADAARGGRPSPSPSQGKPVAALGRVLARTWYSEYREVPLEQTRPVRTGRASTRIVLRIGSWRLPVYWQRGDPGRYEVERRVLVAIPGWRDGPPPVELLRETRHQVVLARHVLTLQQAVRLVERQVVARVTAGLPPGSRVVAVRSQVVQQGAGFAGVRTTVEVIEDIGVQRPFQPR, encoded by the coding sequence GTGACCCGAGGGCTGTGGCAGTTTTTGCTGGGTGCGGTGGAGGTGACCGTCAGCCCCTCGCCTCGGGGCCGCCGGTTCGTCCCCCTGTCCAAGCGCCGGCCGGGGGATCCCGCCCCGGCACCGGGTGACGATCCCGGCCTGCCCCGAGCCGGGCCCGAGGCCTTTCTCAACCTGGCGGCCGCCCGGGGGCTGGTCCTCTGGCGAGTGCGCCGGCGGGAAGACGGGTCCCTGCGGGGCTGGGTGGCCGCCGGCCAGGTGGGTGGCCTGCGGCCGGTGGCCCGGGCCGCCCGCTGCCGGGTGCGCTTCGGCCGGCGGGTGGGCTGGCCCTTCCTGTGGCGACGCCTCCAGCGGCGAAGGGTGCTGCTGGGAGGCGCCCTGGCGACGGCGCTGCTGGTCTATTACCTGTCCGGTGCCATCTGGTTCATCGAGATCCGGGGCCTGGAACACCTGCCGGAGGCCGTGCTGCGGCAGGAGCTGGCCCGGGCCGGGCTGCGCCCCGGGGTGCGCCAGGCTGCCATCGACCTCCGCCAGCTGGCCGAGCGGCTGCCCCTCGAGGTGCCGGGGGTGGCCTGGGTGGGCATCACCCGTTACGGCGTCAAGGTCGTGCTGGATGTGGTGGAAAAGGATCCCCCGCCGGCCGTGCCCGCCGACCGCCCGGCCCACGTGGTCGCCCGCCGGCCGGGCGTCGTCGTCCAGATCATGGCCTTGCGGGGTGAGCCGGTGGTCCAGCCCGGCCAGGTGGTGAAGGCCGGGCAGATCCTGATCCGCGGCGCCTACCTGCCGCCGCCTCCCGCCGATGCCGCCCGCGGCGGCCGCCCGTCCCCGTCCCCCAGCCAGGGCAAGCCGGTGGCCGCCCTGGGCCGGGTGCTGGCCCGGACCTGGTACAGCGAGTACCGCGAGGTGCCCCTCGAGCAGACCCGGCCCGTGCGCACGGGACGCGCGTCGACCCGAATCGTCCTGCGTATCGGATCCTGGCGCCTGCCGGTATACTGGCAGCGGGGGGATCCCGGCCGCTACGAGGTCGAGCGCCGGGTCCTGGTGGCCATCCCCGGGTGGAGGGATGGCCCGCCGCCTGTCGAACTGCTCAGGGAAACGCGCCACCAGGTGGTGCTGGCCCGGCATGTGCTGACCCTGCAGCAGGCGGTGCGGCTGGTGGAGCGGCAGGTGGTGGCCCGGGTGACCGCCGGCCTGCCGCCGGGAAGCCGGGTGGTGGCGGTGCGCAGCCAGGTGGTGCAGCAGGGCGCCGGGTTCGCCGGGGTCCGCACCACCGTCGAGGTGATCGAGGATATCGGCGTCCAGCGCCCCTTTCAGCCGCGGTAG
- a CDS encoding PhoH family protein: MPDARQPNGAAPPAAEGHVAVIDLADHSEALQLFGRGDQNLRLIQDSFPVQIVSRGDHIRLRGRPEEVRQVATLFEGLLQQVRRGVALGPEDVRYAIQLAREGRAERIPEVTDDVIVTTARGKPIRPKTLGQRRYVEAIRENGIVFGIGPAGTGKTYLAMAVAIASLKAHQVARIILTRPAVEAGEKLGFLPGDLQDKVDPYLRPLYDALWDMLGVETFQKYMNRGLIEVAPLAYMRGRTLDDSFIILDEAQNTTPEQMKMFLTRLGFGSKAVVTGDVTQVDLPRGRHSGLAHVQQVLKGIEGIQFVYLTERDVVRHPLVQQIILAYEAYERQEEQAAAGRDGTHREGGAAPPAGAPGEGRPNGGQGAGEAAGRPGAGMPAQQAGR, encoded by the coding sequence TTGCCCGATGCGCGGCAGCCCAACGGTGCGGCGCCGCCGGCCGCCGAAGGCCACGTGGCCGTGATCGACCTGGCGGACCACAGCGAAGCGCTGCAGCTCTTCGGGCGCGGGGACCAGAACCTGCGCCTGATCCAGGACAGCTTTCCCGTGCAGATCGTGTCCCGGGGTGATCACATCCGCCTGCGCGGCCGCCCCGAGGAGGTGCGGCAGGTCGCCACGCTGTTCGAGGGCCTTCTGCAGCAGGTGCGGCGCGGGGTGGCCCTGGGGCCCGAAGACGTGCGGTACGCCATCCAGCTGGCGCGGGAGGGGCGGGCCGAACGCATCCCCGAAGTGACCGACGACGTCATCGTGACCACGGCCCGGGGTAAGCCGATCCGCCCCAAAACCCTGGGCCAGCGCCGTTACGTCGAGGCCATCCGCGAGAACGGCATCGTCTTCGGCATCGGTCCCGCGGGGACGGGCAAGACCTACCTGGCCATGGCCGTGGCCATCGCCAGCCTTAAAGCCCACCAGGTGGCCCGCATCATCCTGACCCGGCCTGCCGTAGAGGCCGGTGAGAAGCTGGGCTTCCTCCCGGGCGATCTCCAGGACAAGGTCGACCCTTACCTGCGGCCCCTGTACGATGCGCTGTGGGACATGCTGGGCGTCGAGACCTTCCAGAAGTACATGAACCGGGGCCTGATCGAGGTGGCTCCCCTGGCCTACATGCGCGGGCGTACCCTGGACGATTCGTTCATCATCCTGGACGAGGCGCAGAACACGACCCCCGAGCAGATGAAGATGTTCCTCACCCGCCTGGGCTTCGGCTCCAAGGCGGTGGTGACGGGCGACGTGACCCAGGTCGACCTGCCCCGGGGGCGCCACTCGGGCCTGGCCCACGTCCAGCAGGTCCTCAAGGGCATCGAGGGCATCCAGTTCGTCTACCTGACGGAGCGGGACGTGGTGCGCCACCCCCTGGTGCAGCAGATCATCCTCGCGTACGAGGCGTACGAACGCCAGGAAGAACAGGCTGCAGCCGGCCGCGACGGGACGCACCGGGAGGGGGGAGCGGCGCCGCCGGCGGGTGCCCCTGGGGAAGGGCGCCCCAACGGTGGGCAGGGTGCGGGCGAGGCGGCCGGCCGTCCTGGCGCCGGGATGCCGGCCCAGCAAGCCGGGCGGTGA
- a CDS encoding HD family phosphohydrolase has translation MDGGFAGLGRWLDRHLGEQWREPQVRRFMWSGLFFLCFTLLLATAVAPAQVRVRPGQAAPRDLVAPKQLIDRPATERLRQEAARAVPDQYQEDDSAAEQARRDLEAAFAAVAAVQDAMARRDQTDGQGAPAEAAPTAADRTRLEERLGFSLPAEVADAVLAAGKGTLEAMRRDLWTLVRRELDQGIKEDQLAATRLRLGEEIENLDYPQPLRQFMRQVGSRVLRPNLIFDREGTEEARRRAMEQVDPVVIVPGEVIVEAGEKVTEEDMVRLRDAGLLQEDPWDLAGIWAGTGLLVLLGMAAGGAYLATFDRRVYEDEPRFVLFGLVPVITLVFARLLQPVSPYLMPVATGPMLLAVLLNPRTALVAAMLLSVAVGVMAGDGLRFGIVTFLGGAAAAFSVSRLGHRSDFIRAGAIIAGVNVASTLALALMFGSPPLTGLEVWKQVGWSAFGGLLAAILTIGLLPFLESFFGLVTPVRLIELANPNQPLLRRLLVEAPGTYHHSLMVANLAEAAVEEIGGNSLLARVGAYYHDVGKIRRPYFFIENQFGGENPHDKLSPNLSALIITAHVKDGVELARQHGLPEEIIRFIREHHGTTRVEYFLRRAQEMGEPDQVLEGNFRYDGPPPTTRETAVVMLADGVEATVRSLGHLTPGRIEQVVRKIIKDRLNDGQLDRADLTFRDLDRIASTFVRVLTGIFHHRIEYPEVVLKEMERARRKEGPPSRTASRPPQTPEPAAPERAATGADDPPGPAAGAGGPGGSRPPDGGD, from the coding sequence ATGGACGGAGGTTTTGCCGGCCTGGGGCGGTGGCTTGATCGCCACCTGGGCGAGCAGTGGCGGGAGCCCCAGGTGCGGCGCTTCATGTGGAGTGGCCTGTTCTTCCTGTGTTTCACGCTGCTGCTGGCCACGGCGGTGGCGCCGGCCCAGGTGCGGGTGCGGCCCGGCCAGGCGGCTCCCCGGGATCTGGTGGCGCCCAAGCAGCTCATCGACCGCCCGGCGACGGAACGCCTCCGCCAGGAGGCGGCCCGGGCCGTCCCCGACCAGTACCAGGAGGACGATTCGGCCGCCGAGCAGGCCCGGCGGGACCTGGAGGCCGCCTTTGCCGCCGTGGCGGCCGTGCAGGACGCCATGGCCCGGCGGGACCAGACAGACGGCCAGGGTGCGCCGGCGGAGGCCGCCCCTACGGCTGCGGATCGCACCCGGCTGGAAGAGCGGCTGGGCTTTTCTCTACCGGCGGAGGTGGCGGACGCCGTCCTGGCGGCCGGCAAGGGCACGCTGGAGGCCATGCGCCGCGACCTGTGGACGCTGGTGCGGCGGGAGCTGGACCAGGGGATCAAGGAAGACCAGCTGGCCGCCACCCGGCTGCGGCTGGGCGAGGAGATCGAGAACCTGGACTACCCCCAGCCCCTGCGGCAGTTCATGCGCCAGGTGGGCAGCCGCGTGCTGCGGCCCAACCTGATCTTCGACCGGGAAGGCACCGAAGAGGCCCGGCGCAGGGCCATGGAACAGGTCGATCCGGTGGTCATCGTCCCCGGCGAGGTCATCGTGGAAGCCGGGGAAAAGGTGACGGAAGAGGACATGGTCCGCCTGCGGGACGCGGGCCTGCTGCAGGAAGATCCCTGGGACCTGGCGGGCATCTGGGCGGGCACGGGCCTGCTGGTGCTGCTGGGCATGGCGGCCGGGGGCGCGTACCTGGCCACCTTTGATCGCCGGGTTTACGAGGACGAACCGCGGTTCGTCCTGTTCGGCCTGGTGCCGGTGATCACCCTGGTCTTCGCCCGCCTGCTCCAGCCCGTGTCGCCCTACCTGATGCCGGTGGCCACGGGACCCATGCTACTGGCGGTCTTGCTGAACCCTCGTACGGCCCTGGTGGCCGCCATGCTGCTCTCCGTGGCGGTGGGGGTGATGGCCGGCGACGGCCTGCGGTTCGGCATCGTGACCTTCCTCGGAGGGGCGGCGGCAGCCTTTTCCGTCTCCCGCCTGGGGCACCGGTCCGACTTCATCCGCGCCGGGGCCATCATCGCGGGCGTCAACGTGGCGTCGACCCTGGCCCTGGCCCTGATGTTCGGCAGCCCGCCCCTCACCGGGCTCGAGGTCTGGAAGCAGGTGGGCTGGTCGGCCTTCGGCGGGCTGCTGGCGGCCATTCTCACCATCGGCCTGCTGCCCTTCCTGGAGAGCTTTTTCGGCCTTGTCACGCCGGTCCGCCTGATCGAACTGGCGAACCCCAACCAGCCGCTGCTGCGCCGCCTGCTGGTGGAGGCGCCCGGCACCTACCACCACAGCCTGATGGTGGCCAACCTGGCCGAGGCGGCGGTGGAGGAGATCGGCGGGAACTCCCTGCTGGCGCGGGTGGGAGCCTACTACCACGACGTGGGCAAGATCCGGCGCCCCTACTTCTTCATCGAGAACCAGTTCGGGGGCGAGAACCCCCATGACAAGCTGTCGCCTAACCTCAGCGCCCTGATCATCACCGCCCACGTCAAGGACGGCGTCGAGCTGGCACGGCAGCACGGCCTGCCGGAAGAGATCATCCGGTTCATCCGGGAGCACCACGGGACCACCAGGGTGGAATACTTCCTGCGGCGCGCGCAGGAGATGGGTGAACCGGACCAGGTGCTCGAGGGCAACTTCCGCTACGACGGCCCGCCCCCCACCACCCGCGAGACGGCGGTGGTGATGCTGGCCGACGGGGTGGAGGCGACGGTCCGGTCCCTGGGACACCTGACCCCGGGCCGCATCGAGCAGGTGGTGCGCAAGATCATCAAGGACCGCCTCAACGACGGCCAGCTGGACCGGGCCGACCTCACCTTCCGCGACCTGGACCGGATCGCCAGCACCTTCGTCCGGGTCCTGACGGGGATCTTCCATCACCGCATCGAGTACCCCGAGGTGGTGCTCAAGGAGATGGAGCGGGCCCGGCGCAAGGAAGGGCCGCCCTCCCGGACCGCGTCCCGGCCACCCCAGACCCCGGAGCCGGCCGCGCCGGAGCGGGCCGCGACGGGAGCGGATGACCCGCCGGGACCGGCCGCGGGAGCCGGCGGTCCCGGCGGCTCCCGCCCCCCGGACGGCGGCGACTGA
- the ybeY gene encoding rRNA maturation RNase YbeY, whose translation MHQDGGAVPSQPVLAMDNHQDRLAVPPHWDRLLPAVVGRLLAAEGLGVPVEISLTFVDDVAIQELNRRYRGKDAPTDVLSFPQLEPDEVAALVRAPAVPAQVAPGPEPVPLGDVVISLERAAAQARDYGHSLDREVGYLLAHGVLHLLGYDHPDAERERRMHEKAEAALADCGLSRP comes from the coding sequence ATGCACCAGGATGGCGGCGCCGTGCCGTCCCAGCCCGTGCTGGCGATGGACAACCACCAGGACCGGCTGGCCGTGCCACCCCACTGGGATCGCCTCCTGCCGGCGGTGGTGGGCCGCCTGCTGGCGGCCGAGGGCCTTGGGGTCCCCGTGGAGATCTCCCTCACCTTCGTCGACGACGTGGCCATCCAGGAACTCAACCGGCGTTACCGGGGCAAGGACGCGCCCACCGACGTGCTCTCCTTCCCGCAGCTGGAACCGGACGAGGTGGCCGCGCTGGTGCGGGCGCCGGCCGTCCCCGCCCAGGTGGCGCCCGGGCCGGAGCCGGTGCCCCTAGGTGACGTGGTGATCTCCCTGGAGCGGGCGGCGGCCCAGGCCCGGGACTACGGCCACTCCCTGGACCGGGAGGTGGGCTACCTGCTGGCCCACGGTGTGCTTCACCTGCTGGGCTACGACCACCCCGACGCGGAGCGCGAGCGGCGCATGCACGAGAAGGCGGAAGCGGCGCTGGCCGACTGCGGGCTGAGCCGGCCATGA
- a CDS encoding diacylglycerol kinase family protein, translating into MTGGRRPSFGRAGTLAESFRYAWAGFRWIWATEANMRLHFAAATLLFTAAWWLGAASWQWAVLILAAGMVILLEWLNTAIEGAVDLATEEFRPLAGRVKDVAAGAVLAAALLATLTGVVVLGEGLLQLPGLFLAHAREAPWRLWPLLPALYFAVSSLGVRRATRDEPVPRPPARDRRRAAARRPAR; encoded by the coding sequence ATGACAGGCGGCCGGCGGCCCAGCTTCGGCCGGGCCGGCACCCTGGCCGAGTCCTTCCGCTACGCGTGGGCCGGCTTCCGCTGGATCTGGGCCACCGAGGCCAACATGCGCCTGCACTTCGCCGCCGCCACGCTGCTCTTCACCGCCGCCTGGTGGCTCGGGGCCGCGTCCTGGCAGTGGGCCGTCCTGATCCTGGCGGCCGGGATGGTCATCCTGCTGGAGTGGCTCAACACGGCCATCGAAGGGGCGGTGGACCTGGCCACGGAGGAGTTCCGGCCCCTGGCCGGCCGGGTCAAGGATGTGGCCGCGGGGGCCGTGCTGGCGGCCGCCCTGCTAGCCACCCTGACGGGGGTGGTGGTGCTGGGTGAGGGGCTGCTGCAGCTCCCCGGCCTGTTCCTGGCCCACGCCCGGGAAGCGCCCTGGCGGCTCTGGCCCCTTCTCCCTGCGCTGTATTTCGCCGTGAGCTCCCTGGGCGTCCGCCGGGCGACCCGGGACGAGCCGGTTCCCCGCCCCCCTGCGCGGGACCGGCGGCGGGCAGCGGCCCGCCGGCCGGCCCGGTAG
- a CDS encoding DUF3048 domain-containing protein: protein MPPSPREPSLPPSPERPGRRPAVPPLHPGRRLVPGPVLALALMVLAGVALVACSRPQPATVPTSPPPPGPAEPAPTPPAAVNPLTGLPLDDPALLEQRPILASIDNHPDARPQAGLAAADLVYEVPAEGGITRLLALFVTQRPERVGPVRSSRHYFLDLAAEWDALYVHAGGSPQHYARIGASGLDDLDGVRSDPRGGGRRVFTRDNRRAMPHNLYASLPVAVAAAEERGWAVTAQPPAAPFTFLDPGARPAGQEVEELVVHWPGWRQGWVRYRWTGQGFRRETAFGPHAAEETGQPLAPASLLIQFVPSRPIAGDAAGRLDVDVTGSGRLLIATGGRWREGRWEKPSAAAPTRWLEAGGQPVTLVPGPVWVHLVPTSTRVEIQGPDQGPDAAGETDNRQAPAGN from the coding sequence TTGCCGCCGTCACCGCGCGAGCCATCCCTGCCGCCGTCGCCGGAGCGGCCCGGTCGCCGGCCCGCCGTACCGCCCCTTCACCCCGGCCGGCGGCTCGTCCCGGGCCCGGTCCTGGCCCTGGCCCTGATGGTCCTGGCCGGCGTGGCACTGGTCGCGTGCAGCCGGCCGCAACCGGCCACGGTCCCGACCTCGCCACCACCCCCCGGACCGGCCGAACCCGCCCCAACGCCGCCCGCGGCGGTGAACCCGCTGACGGGCCTGCCGCTGGACGATCCGGCCCTCCTGGAGCAGCGCCCGATCCTGGCCAGCATCGACAACCATCCTGACGCCCGCCCCCAGGCGGGACTGGCGGCGGCCGATCTGGTGTATGAGGTGCCGGCGGAAGGCGGCATCACCCGCCTGCTGGCCCTGTTCGTCACCCAGCGGCCGGAGCGGGTGGGGCCCGTGCGCAGCTCGCGCCACTACTTCCTGGACCTGGCGGCCGAATGGGACGCCCTGTACGTCCACGCCGGGGGCAGCCCCCAGCACTATGCCCGCATCGGGGCCAGCGGCCTGGATGACCTGGACGGCGTCCGTTCCGATCCCCGGGGCGGGGGGCGGCGGGTCTTCACCCGGGACAACCGCCGGGCGATGCCCCATAATCTTTATGCATCCTTGCCGGTGGCCGTGGCGGCTGCGGAAGAACGCGGCTGGGCCGTCACGGCGCAGCCGCCGGCCGCCCCCTTCACCTTCCTGGACCCCGGAGCCCGTCCGGCGGGCCAGGAGGTAGAGGAACTGGTCGTCCACTGGCCCGGCTGGCGCCAGGGGTGGGTGCGCTACCGGTGGACGGGGCAAGGCTTCCGGCGGGAGACCGCCTTCGGCCCCCATGCCGCGGAGGAGACCGGGCAGCCCCTGGCGCCGGCGAGCCTGCTGATCCAGTTCGTGCCGTCCCGGCCCATCGCCGGCGATGCGGCCGGGCGGCTGGACGTGGACGTGACGGGTTCCGGGCGCCTGCTCATCGCCACCGGCGGGCGGTGGCGGGAGGGGCGCTGGGAGAAGCCGTCGGCCGCCGCACCCACCCGCTGGCTGGAGGCCGGCGGCCAGCCCGTGACCCTGGTGCCCGGTCCGGTCTGGGTCCACCTGGTTCCCACGTCCACCCGGGTGGAGATCCAGGGGCCGGACCAGGGGCCGGACGCCGCCGGCGAAACGGACAACCGCCAGGCGCCGGCGGGCAACTAG
- the era gene encoding GTPase Era: MTTGGPGQESPAPGRAGAAESPREPHERRPDLPGAPGGPGAHPAPGARAQGFRSGFVALIGRPNVGKSTLLNQLIGRKIAIMSDKPQTTRTRILGVLNRPGAQLVFVDTPGIHKPQHLLGEHMVQIARRTLQEVEAVCWLVEAPDREPGPGDRFIAEQLAGLKTPRVLVVNKIDQVAPGEVPAIAARFAELGTFAAVHPVSALHGVGVAELVGTLEGLLPEGPRFFPEDMVTDQPEAQIMAELIREQILHLTREEVPHAVAVQIEKVERRPNGVVYVPATIYVEREGQKRILIGEQGRMLKEIGRLARLEIEALLGSRIYLDLWVKVKPDWRNKQGALSNFGFHQ; the protein is encoded by the coding sequence ATGACAACCGGTGGACCGGGGCAGGAGTCGCCGGCCCCTGGCCGGGCCGGAGCCGCCGAGTCGCCCCGCGAGCCCCACGAGCGCCGGCCGGACCTGCCCGGCGCCCCGGGCGGGCCGGGCGCCCATCCCGCCCCGGGCGCCCGCGCCCAGGGTTTCCGTTCGGGCTTCGTCGCCCTGATCGGCCGGCCCAACGTGGGCAAGTCGACCCTGCTCAACCAGCTGATCGGGCGGAAGATCGCCATCATGTCCGACAAGCCCCAGACCACCCGGACCCGGATCCTGGGGGTGCTCAACCGGCCCGGGGCCCAGCTGGTCTTCGTCGACACGCCGGGCATCCACAAGCCCCAGCACCTGCTGGGCGAGCACATGGTCCAGATCGCCCGCCGCACCCTCCAGGAGGTGGAGGCCGTCTGCTGGCTGGTGGAGGCTCCCGACCGGGAGCCGGGGCCGGGTGACCGGTTCATCGCCGAGCAGCTGGCCGGTCTCAAGACGCCGCGGGTCCTGGTGGTCAACAAGATCGACCAGGTGGCCCCGGGGGAGGTGCCGGCCATCGCCGCCCGCTTTGCGGAGCTGGGCACTTTCGCCGCGGTCCACCCCGTCTCCGCCCTGCACGGGGTCGGCGTCGCCGAGCTGGTCGGGACCCTGGAGGGCCTGCTGCCGGAGGGGCCCCGGTTCTTCCCCGAGGATATGGTGACCGACCAGCCCGAGGCCCAGATCATGGCGGAGCTCATCCGGGAGCAGATCCTCCACCTGACCCGGGAAGAGGTGCCCCACGCGGTGGCGGTGCAGATCGAAAAGGTGGAACGCCGGCCCAACGGGGTGGTCTACGTGCCCGCCACCATCTACGTGGAGCGGGAGGGGCAGAAGCGCATCCTGATCGGGGAGCAGGGCCGCATGCTGAAGGAGATCGGGCGCCTGGCGCGGCTCGAGATCGAGGCCCTGCTGGGCTCCCGGATCTACCTGGACCTGTGGGTCAAGGTCAAGCCCGACTGGAGGAACAAGCAGGGCGCCCTGAGCAATTTCGGCTTCCACCAGTGA